The following proteins come from a genomic window of Rattus norvegicus strain BN/NHsdMcwi chromosome 8, GRCr8, whole genome shotgun sequence:
- the Or8b101b gene encoding olfactory receptor Olr1203, which yields MTLERMALGNDSSVTEFILLGLTQNPELQLPLFFLFLGIYVVSVVGNLGLIVLIVLNPHLHTPMYYFLFNLSFIDFCYSTVITPRMLVGFVKQNIISHAECMTQLFFFCFFVIDECYILTAMAYDRYAAICKPLLYQVTMSHRVCLLMTVGVYVMGLLEAITHTGNMLSLTFCDGNIINHYMCDISPLLQLSCRSTSMNEVVVFIVVGFNVTVPSLTIFISYTLILSNILSIHSTAGRSKAFSTCGSHVVALSLFFGAVAFMYLKPSSASVDDDDKVSTIFYTIVGPMLNPFIYSIRNKDVHIALRKTLKRSTFP from the coding sequence ATGACCCTGGAAAGAATGGCTTTAGGAAATGACTCTTCAGTGACAGAATTCATCCTGCTGGGCTTGACACAGAATCCAGAGCTCCAgctgcctctcttcttcctcttcttgggaATCTATGTGGTCTCTGTGGTGGGGAATCTGGGCTTGATTGTTCTGATTGTTTTGAATCCTCACctgcacacccccatgtactaCTTTCTCTTTAATCTTTCCTTTATTGATTTTTGCTACTCCACTGTCATAACCCCCAGAATGCTGGTGGGTTTTGTGAAGCAGAACATCATCTCTCATGCTGAATGCATGACTCAgctttttttcttctgcttctttgttATTGATGAATGCTACATTTTGACAGCAATGGCCTATGACAGATATGCTGCCATCTGTAAGCCCCTGCTTTATCAGGTCACCATGTCTCATCGGGTCTGCCTCTTGATGACAGTCGGGGTGTATGTGATGGGGCTTCTGGAAGCCATCACACATACTGGCAACATGCTAAGCCTGACCTTCTGTGATGGCAACATCATCAATCATTACATGTGTGATATATCCCCTCTTCTACAACTCTCCTGCAGAAGCACCTCCATGAATGAAGTGGTGGTTTTCATTGTTGTGGGTTTTAACGTAACAGTGCCCAGCTTGACTATCTTTATTTCTTACACTTTGATCCTTTCCAACATCCTCAGCATCCATTCTACAGCAGGTAGATCGAAAGCCTTCAGTACCTGTGGCTCCCATGTCGtagctctttctcttttcttcggagctgtaGCCTTCATGTATCTTAAACCATCCAGTGCATCTgtggatgatgatgataaagtcTCTACCATTTTTTATACAATTGTGGGCCCAATGCTGAATCCTTTCATCTACAGTATAAGGAATAAGGATGTTCACATTGCCCTGAGAAAAACTTTGAAGAGAAGCACGTTTCCTTAA